From the bacterium genome, the window TGACTTCTTTTTTATTTGTAATAAAAAGGAAAAAAGGGATACTCGCTTTAATTATATCATTAATATATACATTTTTTGTGGGTTATTATATATACTTAATTTTCTATTTAAATCCTGTTTTAGAAAAGTTTGAAAAGTACAGTTCTCTGGAAAAAATAATAATAACTCCAGAAATTGAAAAAAAAGAGATAAAAAATAAAAATGATGTTGTTCTTGTACTTAATTTAAATGGCACTTCAGTAAAAGTTAGTATTGGTGACGAAATTGAAATAAAAAAGAATATGACTTTTACAATTAATGATGTAGAAGGAATTGATAAAAAAAATGTAA encodes:
- a CDS encoding M99 family metallo-carboxypeptidase C-terminal domain-containing protein; this encodes MIKTTEVAMFLISLIFIMFILTSFLFVIKRKKGILALIISLIYTFFVGYYIYLIFYLNPVLEKFEKYSSLEKIIITPEIEKKEIKNKNDVVLVLNLNGTSVKVSIGDEIEIKKNMTFTINDVEGIDKKNVKVNFIGFIGNPKVNDGQDMGYEISYKKIMKNKALDQKKEKFEIEIKKDDKKIGSVYINFID